A region from the Drosophila bipectinata strain 14024-0381.07 chromosome 3R, DbipHiC1v2, whole genome shotgun sequence genome encodes:
- the GILT1 gene encoding GILT-like protein 1, producing MSHKIAAVFLMMSCLIASAYSAAKVPVAVYYESLCPDSAKFITEQLYPAMKGELREVVDLTFVPFGKSHFSTQGSEVTFTCHHGPNECYGNKVHACAIEHIQANSYQIEFTRESLTLDFVNCLMKAGKNFPDNVYPGQRCAAENHVNNWENIKSCANSTEGSQLLRKAGEATQRLKEPLTSVPTILFNEQFEKKVNERAQVNFIGTICQYVSAPQPRICTAHNGASTSFGLASVSAILSSLMGLWALRSLF from the exons GTCCCTGTTGCAGTCTACTATGAATCTCTGTGCCCTGACAGTGCCAAGTTCATTACGGAGCAGCTGTATCCTGCCATGAAGGGAGAGCTACGAGAGGTGGTGGACCTCACCTTCGTTCCTTTCGGAAAATCTCAC TTCTCTACTCAGGGCTCTGAGGTTACCTTTACCTGCCATCACGGCCCGAATGAGTGCTATGGAAACAAAGTGCATGCCTGTGCCATTGAACACATTCAGGCCAACTCATATCAGATTGAATTCACGCGCGAATCCCTGACATTGGACTTTGTCAACTGCCTGATGAAGGCCGGAAAGAATTTCCCCGACAATGTGTACCCAGGTCAGCGGTGCGCCGCTGAGAACCACGTCAACAACTGGGAGAACATCAAGAGCTGTGCCAACAGCACTGAGGGTAGTCAGTTGCTCCGTAAGGCAGGTGAAGCCACCCAACGTCTCAAGGAACCTCTGACCAGTGTTCCCACCATCTTGTTCAACGAG caATTTGAAAAGAAGGTGAACGAACGCGCCCAGGTGAACTTCATCGGCACCATTTGCCAGTATGTGTCCGCTCCCCAGCCAAGGATCTGCACTGCCCACAATGGAGCCTCCACCTCCTTTGGCCTGGCCAGCGTAAGCGCCATTCTTAGCTCCCTAATGGGTCTTTGGGCTCTCCGCTCCCTCTTCTAA